A part of Rhinolophus ferrumequinum isolate MPI-CBG mRhiFer1 chromosome 11, mRhiFer1_v1.p, whole genome shotgun sequence genomic DNA contains:
- the MRGPRD gene encoding mas-related G-protein coupled receptor member D, translated as MNQTLNGRHLGPSDGPRWPRGGRAGRGLLGHALVTFTCVCGIAGNSLVVWLLSCRVERTPYSMYVLHLAVAALLFLLGLVSLVSLETSPLANMQPLAREPLHRVKYFAYTAGLSLLTAIRGPRCLSILFPIWYKRHRRRRLAAGVCAGLCALTLVMDTRGSVFCRWSWRSDEKHCFTEDAVLISFILGLFTPVMAGRVQPDPVREGEEVALCGRQRPTRLYVVILASVLVHLPCALPLGLCWCFLSWDLQPQVQLLYVCLARLSSSVSSSANPVIYFLVGTRRGQGLRRVLWDTPELEGKQTPSSYTNEVGG; from the coding sequence ATGAACCAGACTCTGAACGGCAGGCATTTGGGCCCCAGTGATGGCCCCAGATGGCCCCGGGGTGGACGCGCTGGACGTGGTCTCCTGGGTCACGCCCTGGTCACGTTCACCTGCGTGTGTGGCATAGCGGGCAACAGCCTGGTGGTGTGGCTTCTGAGCTGCCGCGTGGAGAGGACGCCCTACAGCATGTATGTCCTCCACCTGGCCGTGGCCGCCCTGCTCTTCCTGCTCGGCCTGGTGTCCCTGGTCAGTCTGGAGACCAGCCCGCTGGCCAACATGCAGCCCCTGGCCCGGGAGCCGCTTCACAGAGTGAAGTACTTCGCCTACACCGCCGGCCTGAGTCTGCTGACAGCCATCCGGGGGCCGCGCTGCCTGTCCATCCTCTTCCCCATCTGGTACAAGAGGCACCGGCGCCGGCGGCTGGCGGCCGGGGTGTGTGCAGGGCTCTGCGCGCTGACCCTCGTCATGGACACGCGGGGCTCGGTCTTCTGCCGCTGGTCCTGGCGCTCAGACGAGAAGCACTGCTTCACGGAAGACGCCGTCCTCATCTCCTTCATCTTGGGCCTCTTCACCCCCGTGATGGCCGGCCGTGTCCAGCCTGACCCTGTCCGTGAGGGTGAGGAGGTCGCCCTGTGCGGGCGGCAGCGGCCCACGCGGCTGTACGTGGTCATCCTGGCCTCCGTGCTGGTGCACCTCCCCTGCGCGCTGCCCCTCGGCCTCTGCTGGTGCTTCCTGTCCTGGGACCTGCAGCCCCAGGTGCAGCTCCTGTACGTCTGCCTGGCTCGCCTCTCGTCCTCCGTGAGCAGCAGCGCCAACCCTGTCATCTACTTCCTGGTGGGCACTCGGAGGGGCCAGGGTCTCCGCAGGGTGCTGTGGGACACGCCGGAGCTGGAGGGGAAGCAGACGCCCTCCTCCTACACCAAC